From Streptomyces sp. GSL17-111, one genomic window encodes:
- a CDS encoding helix-turn-helix domain-containing protein, giving the protein MHDEPAPTRATPAPPHEPSAPPHDGPAPHDGPAPHDASGGATASDYLRLLVGGAPAEAFDGPTTPDRLLALRLRAELEGRRRREAELTALIETAHDLAGLRDLDAVLRAIVQRARSLLGTEVAYLTLTDPERGDTYMRVTEGSVSARFQQLRLGMGEGLGGLVAQTARPYVTDDYFRDSRFQHTGAIDGGVREEGLVAILGVPLTLGGDVIGVIYAADRRARVFEREQIALLSSFAAHAAVAIDTTRLIAETRAALAALEATNESIERAGEVHDRLTELVLRGGGVADVAAALSHVLDGPVEFQEPEDATEAVERSAREGHAVRAGATEDARGGAATGDDRDGGGGEWAAAVAAGGELLGALVLHGRPALDPVDRRTLERAAMVTSLLLLARRSAAEAEQRVRGELLDDLLDTPERSPALLRQRAALLGADLESPHVVLAARPESHEHRGRRGQGNGRQRLWSASSHLASTAHGLAAARDGGTVLLLPLPAGVTPGDLARRTAAQLGAAVHAPVTVGAAAPVAGTAEVAARYAEARRCVDAMRLLGRDGEGAAAEDFGFLGMLLADSRDVTGFVRRTLGPVLDYDDRRGTELVATLAAYFDSGMSPVRAKDALHVHVNTVAQRLDRVAHLLGDDWQSPARALEVQLALRLHRLSGAFDG; this is encoded by the coding sequence ATGCACGACGAGCCCGCCCCGACCCGCGCCACCCCCGCGCCGCCGCACGAGCCGTCCGCGCCGCCGCACGACGGGCCCGCGCCACACGACGGGCCCGCGCCACACGACGCGTCCGGCGGCGCGACCGCGTCCGACTACCTCCGGCTCCTCGTCGGCGGCGCCCCCGCCGAGGCGTTCGACGGGCCGACCACCCCCGACCGGCTGCTCGCCCTGCGGCTGCGCGCCGAGCTGGAGGGCCGACGGCGCCGCGAGGCCGAACTGACCGCGCTCATCGAGACCGCCCACGACCTGGCCGGCCTGCGCGACCTCGACGCCGTCCTGCGCGCCATCGTGCAGCGCGCCCGCTCGCTGCTGGGCACCGAGGTCGCCTACCTGACCCTCACCGACCCCGAGCGCGGCGACACCTACATGCGCGTCACCGAGGGCTCCGTCTCCGCACGCTTCCAGCAGCTGCGGCTCGGCATGGGCGAGGGCCTGGGCGGACTCGTCGCCCAGACCGCCCGCCCCTACGTCACCGACGACTACTTCCGCGACAGCCGCTTCCAGCACACCGGCGCCATCGACGGCGGCGTCCGCGAGGAGGGCCTCGTCGCCATCCTCGGCGTCCCGCTGACGCTCGGCGGCGACGTCATCGGCGTCATCTACGCCGCCGACCGGCGGGCCCGCGTCTTCGAACGGGAGCAGATCGCGCTGCTGTCCTCCTTCGCCGCGCACGCCGCCGTCGCCATCGACACCACGCGGCTCATCGCCGAGACCCGCGCCGCGCTCGCGGCGCTGGAGGCCACCAACGAGTCCATCGAGCGGGCCGGCGAGGTGCACGACCGGCTGACGGAGCTGGTGCTGCGCGGGGGAGGGGTGGCCGACGTGGCCGCCGCACTCTCCCACGTCCTGGACGGCCCGGTGGAGTTCCAGGAGCCGGAGGACGCCACGGAGGCCGTCGAGCGCTCGGCCCGCGAGGGCCACGCCGTCCGCGCCGGGGCCACCGAGGACGCCCGGGGAGGCGCAGCCACCGGGGACGACCGGGACGGTGGCGGGGGCGAGTGGGCGGCGGCCGTCGCGGCGGGCGGCGAACTGCTGGGCGCCCTCGTCCTGCACGGCCGGCCCGCACTGGACCCCGTCGACCGGCGCACCCTGGAGCGGGCCGCCATGGTCACCTCACTCCTCCTCCTCGCCCGCCGCTCCGCCGCCGAGGCCGAGCAGCGCGTGCGCGGCGAACTGCTGGACGACCTGCTCGACACCCCCGAACGGAGTCCAGCCCTGCTGCGGCAGCGCGCCGCCCTGCTCGGCGCCGACCTGGAATCCCCCCACGTCGTCCTCGCCGCCCGCCCCGAGAGCCACGAGCACCGGGGCCGTCGGGGCCAGGGCAACGGCCGGCAGCGGCTCTGGTCGGCCTCCTCCCACCTGGCGTCCACCGCCCACGGGCTGGCCGCCGCCCGCGACGGCGGCACCGTCCTGCTGCTGCCGCTGCCCGCTGGCGTCACCCCCGGCGACCTGGCCCGTCGCACCGCCGCACAGCTCGGCGCCGCCGTGCACGCCCCCGTCACCGTGGGCGCCGCCGCGCCCGTCGCCGGGACCGCCGAAGTGGCGGCCCGCTACGCCGAGGCCCGCCGCTGCGTCGACGCGATGCGGCTGCTGGGCCGGGACGGCGAGGGGGCCGCCGCCGAGGACTTCGGCTTCCTCGGCATGCTCCTGGCCGACTCCCGCGACGTCACCGGCTTCGTCCGGCGCACCCTGGGCCCCGTCCTCGACTACGACGACCGCCGGGGAACCGAACTCGTGGCCACCCTCGCCGCCTACTTCGACAGCGGCATGAGCCCGGTGCGGGCCAAGGACGCCCTGCACGTCCACGTCAACACCGTCGCCCAGCGGCTGGACCGGGTGGCCCACCTGCTGGGCGACGACTGGCAGTCCCCGGCCCGCGCCCTGGAGGTGCAGCTAGCCCTTCGGCTGCACCGCCTCTCGGGCGCCTTCGACGGCTGA
- a CDS encoding MFS transporter, with product MASPAAAPAAPASLKRIVAASLIGTTIEWYDFFLYGAAAALVFNQLFFPDSDPLVGTLLAFLTYAIGFVARPIGALVFGHYGDRLGRKKLLVLSLLLMGGATFAIGLLPTHATVGSAAPLLLTSLRLVQGFALGGEWGGAVLLVSEHGDARRRGFWASWPQTGAPAGQLLATGVLAALTALLSEDAFLAWGWRVPFLLSGLLVLVGLWIRISVDESPVFKEALRQAEERRERSAEPEQPPLLAVLRHHWRDVLVAMGARMAENISYYVVTAFILVYVTDQLDLSRQLALNAVLIASAVHFATIPLWGALSDRLGRRPVYLIGAAGVGLWMFPFFALIDTRSFGAVLLAVTVGLVLHGAMYAPQAAFFAELFATRMRYSGASIGAQFSSVAAGAPAPMIATALLADFDSSVPVSLYVMAAAALTVVAILCARETRMRDLSDGDPDDDGTPDPAEPTAPEGTSAVEGAREAVQPKG from the coding sequence ATGGCCTCCCCCGCAGCGGCTCCAGCGGCCCCCGCGAGCCTCAAACGCATCGTCGCCGCCAGCCTCATCGGGACCACCATCGAGTGGTACGACTTCTTCCTGTACGGCGCGGCCGCCGCGCTGGTGTTCAACCAGCTGTTCTTCCCCGACTCCGATCCGCTGGTCGGCACCCTGCTGGCCTTCCTGACCTACGCCATCGGGTTCGTCGCGCGGCCGATCGGCGCGCTGGTGTTCGGCCACTACGGTGACCGGCTCGGGCGCAAGAAGCTGCTCGTGCTGAGCCTGCTGCTGATGGGCGGCGCGACGTTCGCGATCGGCCTGTTGCCGACGCACGCCACGGTCGGGTCGGCCGCGCCGCTGCTGCTGACGTCGCTGCGCCTGGTGCAGGGGTTCGCGCTGGGCGGCGAGTGGGGCGGTGCGGTGCTGCTCGTCTCGGAGCACGGGGACGCCCGGCGGCGCGGCTTCTGGGCGTCGTGGCCGCAGACGGGCGCGCCCGCCGGGCAGCTCCTCGCGACCGGTGTGCTGGCCGCGCTGACGGCGCTGCTGAGTGAGGACGCGTTCCTGGCGTGGGGCTGGCGGGTGCCGTTCCTGCTGTCGGGGCTGCTGGTCCTCGTCGGGCTGTGGATCAGGATCTCGGTGGACGAGTCGCCGGTGTTCAAGGAGGCCCTGCGGCAGGCGGAGGAGCGCCGGGAGCGGTCGGCCGAGCCGGAGCAGCCGCCGCTGCTGGCCGTGCTGCGGCACCACTGGCGGGACGTGCTGGTGGCGATGGGCGCCCGTATGGCGGAGAACATCAGTTACTACGTCGTCACGGCGTTCATCCTCGTCTACGTCACCGACCAGCTGGACCTGTCCCGGCAGCTCGCGCTGAACGCCGTGCTCATCGCCTCGGCGGTGCACTTCGCGACGATCCCGCTGTGGGGCGCGCTCTCCGACCGGCTGGGACGACGGCCGGTGTACCTGATCGGCGCGGCGGGCGTGGGGCTGTGGATGTTCCCGTTCTTCGCGCTGATCGACACCCGGAGTTTCGGTGCGGTGCTCCTGGCCGTGACGGTGGGGCTGGTGCTGCACGGGGCGATGTACGCGCCGCAGGCGGCGTTCTTCGCCGAGCTGTTCGCCACCCGCATGCGGTACTCGGGGGCGTCGATCGGCGCCCAGTTCTCCTCGGTCGCGGCGGGGGCGCCCGCGCCGATGATCGCCACCGCGCTGCTGGCCGACTTCGACAGCTCCGTGCCGGTCTCCCTCTACGTCATGGCCGCCGCGGCGCTGACGGTGGTGGCCATCCTGTGCGCCCGGGAGACGCGGATGCGGGACCTGTCCGACGGCGACCCCGACGACGATGGGACGCCGGATCCGGCGGAGCCCACCGCGCCGGAGGGGACGTCAGCCGTCGAAGGCGCCCGAGAGGCGGTGCAGCCGAAGGGCTAG
- a CDS encoding DUF72 domain-containing protein: MGVIVGTSGWQYRDWKGVLYPPELPGRLWLEEYARHFPTVESNAAFYRLPSAETFADWRERTPDGFVMAVKASRYLTHLKRLREPEEPVRRLLAHAAGLGPKLGPVLLQLPPTLRADAALLDTCLAAFPPTVRVAVEPRHPTWWTPEIRDVLTAHRAALCWADRASHPATPLWRTTDWGYLRLHAGRARPWPRYGPQALRTWAARIADTWPPDADVHVYFNNDPGGAAVLDATLFTRFTRFTDPPGPRPAGGTPSGGDGVTH; this comes from the coding sequence ATGGGTGTCATCGTCGGAACGTCCGGATGGCAGTACCGGGACTGGAAGGGCGTCCTCTACCCGCCGGAGCTGCCCGGCCGGCTCTGGCTGGAGGAGTACGCCCGGCACTTTCCGACGGTCGAGAGCAACGCCGCCTTCTACCGCCTGCCCTCTGCCGAAACCTTCGCCGACTGGCGCGAGCGGACGCCCGACGGCTTCGTCATGGCCGTCAAGGCCAGCCGCTACCTGACCCACCTCAAACGCCTCAGGGAGCCCGAGGAACCCGTCCGCCGCCTCCTCGCGCACGCCGCCGGGCTGGGCCCCAAGCTAGGGCCCGTCCTCCTCCAGCTCCCGCCCACCCTGCGCGCCGACGCCGCCCTGCTCGACACCTGCCTCGCGGCGTTCCCCCCGACCGTCCGCGTCGCCGTCGAACCCCGGCACCCCACCTGGTGGACCCCTGAGATCCGCGACGTCCTCACCGCCCACCGCGCCGCCCTGTGCTGGGCCGACCGTGCCTCCCACCCGGCGACCCCGCTGTGGCGCACCACCGACTGGGGCTACCTCCGCCTCCACGCCGGCCGCGCCCGCCCCTGGCCCCGGTACGGCCCGCAGGCCCTGCGCACCTGGGCCGCCCGGATCGCCGACACCTGGCCCCCGGACGCCGACGTCCACGTCTACTTCAACAACGACCCCGGCGGCGCCGCCGTCCTCGACGCCACGCTCTTCACCCGCTTCACCCGCTTCACCGACCCACCCGGCCCCCGTCCGGCAGGCGGAACGCCGTCCGGTGGCGACGGGGTCACGCATTAG
- a CDS encoding phosphoglyceromutase, with the protein MADATYKLILLRHGESEWNAKNLFTGWVDVNLTDKGETEAIRGGELLQDAGLLPDVVHTSVQKRAIRTANLALDACERHWIPVHRSWRLNERHYGALQGKDKAQTLAEFGEEQFMLWRRSYDTPPPVLEDGAEWSQSDDPRYGMIPPELRPRTECLKDVVHRMMPYWYDSIVPDLITGRVVLVAAHGNSLRALVKHLDGISDADIAGLNIPTGIPLSYELDASFRPVNPGGTYLDPEAAKAAIEAVKNQGKKK; encoded by the coding sequence ATGGCCGACGCGACATACAAGCTGATCCTCCTCCGCCACGGCGAGAGCGAGTGGAACGCGAAGAACCTGTTCACCGGCTGGGTGGACGTCAACCTCACGGACAAGGGAGAGACGGAGGCGATTCGCGGCGGCGAGCTGCTGCAGGACGCCGGCCTGCTCCCCGACGTCGTCCACACCTCCGTGCAGAAGCGCGCGATCCGCACCGCCAACCTGGCCCTGGACGCCTGCGAACGCCACTGGATCCCCGTCCACCGCTCCTGGCGGCTCAACGAGCGGCACTACGGCGCCCTCCAGGGCAAGGACAAGGCCCAGACCCTCGCCGAGTTCGGCGAGGAGCAGTTCATGCTGTGGCGCCGCTCCTACGACACCCCGCCGCCCGTCCTGGAGGACGGCGCCGAGTGGTCGCAGAGCGACGACCCGCGCTACGGCATGATCCCGCCGGAGCTGCGCCCCCGCACCGAGTGCCTCAAGGACGTCGTCCACCGGATGATGCCGTACTGGTACGACAGCATCGTCCCGGACCTGATCACCGGCCGCGTCGTGCTCGTCGCCGCCCACGGCAACAGCCTGCGCGCCCTCGTCAAGCACCTCGACGGCATCTCCGACGCCGACATCGCGGGCCTCAACATCCCCACCGGCATCCCGCTCTCCTACGAGCTGGACGCCTCCTTCCGCCCCGTGAACCCCGGCGGCACCTACCTCGACCCGGAGGCCGCCAAGGCCGCCATCGAAGCCGTCAAGAACCAGGGCAAGAAGAAGTAG
- a CDS encoding tyrosine-type recombinase/integrase, translating into MAGHIFDRWIKTTTDADGKTVRVKTNRYGTGMRYQARYLTPDGKRKNKSFPDGQKRLAEQWLSAMQADVARGDFIDPNASRTTFQEFAEKWLASQSGDPNTRASMESQLKLHAFPRIGSRQLGSFQPSHIREFVTQLEETGMSGSYARVIFSNVRAVLSAAVEDGCLRRNPCNSHTVTPPAIGARRVVPWEPGRVFAMRAAMVERFRPMVDVGAGCGLRQGEILGLSVDDIDFDSGTVHVVQQLKLSLSKAVFAPPKGGKLRDVPLPDPVAEALQEHIKRFPPTEIKLPWMRANGQPVTRRLIFTGPNGGHVWRTSLNEDHWKPALAKAGVIPKAKSREHAAAREHGMHALRHFYASVLLDAGESIKALAEYLGHSDPGLTLKVYAHLMPSSRERARKALGRALRPQDPTG; encoded by the coding sequence ATGGCTGGCCACATCTTCGACCGCTGGATCAAGACAACCACCGACGCCGACGGCAAGACTGTCCGCGTCAAGACCAACCGCTACGGCACGGGGATGCGCTACCAGGCCCGCTACCTCACGCCCGACGGCAAGCGGAAGAACAAGTCCTTCCCCGACGGACAGAAGCGCCTCGCAGAGCAGTGGCTGAGCGCCATGCAAGCGGACGTGGCGCGCGGCGACTTCATCGACCCGAACGCGTCCCGTACGACATTCCAGGAGTTCGCGGAGAAGTGGCTCGCGAGCCAGAGCGGCGACCCCAACACCCGCGCCTCGATGGAGTCTCAGCTCAAGCTGCACGCGTTCCCGCGCATCGGGTCGCGTCAGCTCGGATCGTTCCAACCGAGCCACATTCGCGAGTTCGTGACCCAACTCGAAGAGACCGGCATGTCCGGCTCGTACGCCCGCGTCATCTTCTCGAACGTCCGCGCCGTGCTCTCTGCCGCTGTGGAGGACGGATGCCTACGCCGGAACCCCTGCAACTCGCACACGGTGACCCCACCGGCCATCGGTGCGCGCCGTGTCGTCCCCTGGGAGCCTGGGCGCGTCTTCGCCATGCGCGCCGCCATGGTAGAGCGCTTCCGCCCCATGGTCGACGTCGGTGCAGGGTGCGGCCTGCGGCAAGGGGAGATCCTCGGGCTGTCCGTCGATGACATCGACTTCGACAGCGGCACCGTGCACGTGGTGCAGCAACTCAAGCTGAGCCTGAGCAAGGCCGTGTTCGCGCCCCCGAAGGGCGGCAAGCTCCGTGACGTGCCGCTGCCCGACCCCGTGGCAGAGGCGCTCCAGGAGCACATTAAGCGGTTCCCGCCTACGGAGATCAAGCTCCCGTGGATGCGAGCGAACGGCCAGCCTGTGACGCGACGGCTCATCTTCACGGGCCCCAACGGTGGACACGTATGGCGTACGTCGCTGAACGAAGACCACTGGAAGCCCGCTCTCGCCAAGGCGGGCGTCATCCCGAAGGCCAAGAGCCGCGAGCACGCCGCTGCCCGCGAGCACGGCATGCACGCGCTCCGGCACTTCTACGCGTCCGTGCTATTGGACGCCGGAGAGAGCATCAAGGCGCTCGCTGAGTACCTCGGTCACTCGGACCCAGGGCTGACGCTGAAGGTGTATGCGCACCTCATGCCGAGCAGTCGGGAGCGGGCCCGGAAGGCTCTCGGGCGAGCACTTCGGCCGCAGGACCCCACGGGCTGA
- a CDS encoding helix-turn-helix transcriptional regulator — protein MATDHPTDSRATLRGCLPDRYLTPEDLVTMFSLPSIETVYQWRRKRIGPPGFRVGRYLRFDPAAVRTWVTEQAALEDAA, from the coding sequence ATGGCCACCGACCACCCGACCGATTCGCGCGCCACCCTGCGCGGATGCCTCCCGGATCGCTACCTGACCCCAGAAGACCTGGTCACCATGTTCAGCCTCCCGAGCATCGAAACCGTCTACCAGTGGCGCCGCAAGCGCATCGGTCCTCCCGGCTTCCGCGTCGGCCGGTACCTGCGCTTCGACCCGGCGGCCGTCCGCACCTGGGTGACCGAACAGGCCGCCCTCGAAGACGCCGCCTGA
- a CDS encoding ATP-binding protein — MSTDGRPYAVALDGANVAVPLRGKAGLRQRLARRFADAYPGEVASQSALADAMTVLEGIAEDNDPVPVNLRVGRAPDGAIVVDLGSADGRAVVVSGLGWQVVDRSPVLFRRSGAMAPMPVPVLDGDGLAKLHALLNMNESTFRQLVAWLVAAWIPDIPHPAIVCKGEQGTGKSKAAQMFINLVDPSPAAKRSQPRDEKAWSRQAFSSWALCLDNVSTIPPWLSDTLCKAVTGDGVVDRALYTDDDVVVLTFKRVLAMTTIDAGALAGDLAERVLLMDLQLIDANRRRSEEELDATFEAVRPAVLGALFDVLACALGVLPSVRLESMPRMADFARVLAAVDQTQGWRTLDDYLATSANVATDALEGDPFAMAIAALVDQAGTWQGTAAQLLETLPVPGAVRPPTWPKDATRTGGRVKRLAPLLRSIGITVDDTKRSRDRHRHKLLILSRAPDEESSASAPDQGSLWPETAPTGQGTTPPDQS; from the coding sequence ATGTCCACCGACGGCCGCCCGTACGCGGTCGCCTTGGACGGGGCGAACGTCGCCGTGCCTCTGCGGGGCAAGGCGGGGCTGAGGCAGCGTCTGGCACGGCGGTTCGCGGACGCCTACCCCGGTGAGGTGGCCTCACAGTCCGCGCTCGCGGACGCCATGACGGTGCTGGAAGGCATCGCGGAGGACAACGACCCGGTGCCGGTGAACCTGCGCGTCGGACGGGCCCCGGACGGCGCCATCGTGGTCGACCTCGGCAGTGCCGACGGCCGCGCGGTCGTGGTGTCCGGTCTCGGCTGGCAGGTCGTCGACCGCTCCCCGGTGCTCTTCCGCCGCTCGGGCGCCATGGCCCCTATGCCCGTTCCCGTGCTAGACGGTGACGGTCTGGCCAAGCTGCACGCGCTGCTGAACATGAACGAATCCACGTTCCGTCAGCTTGTGGCGTGGCTGGTGGCGGCATGGATTCCCGACATCCCGCACCCGGCCATTGTGTGCAAGGGCGAGCAGGGAACGGGTAAATCCAAGGCCGCGCAGATGTTCATCAACCTCGTCGACCCGTCCCCGGCCGCCAAGCGCAGTCAGCCGCGGGACGAGAAGGCGTGGTCCCGGCAGGCGTTCAGCTCATGGGCGCTGTGCCTGGACAACGTGAGCACGATCCCGCCGTGGCTGTCGGACACCTTGTGCAAGGCGGTGACCGGGGACGGCGTGGTCGACCGCGCCCTGTACACCGATGACGACGTGGTGGTTCTCACCTTCAAACGGGTGCTGGCCATGACCACCATCGACGCCGGGGCGCTCGCCGGGGACCTAGCCGAACGCGTGCTGCTGATGGACTTGCAGCTCATCGACGCCAACCGGCGTCGCTCGGAGGAGGAGTTGGACGCCACCTTCGAGGCGGTCCGCCCGGCCGTGCTCGGGGCACTTTTCGATGTGCTGGCCTGTGCGCTCGGGGTGCTGCCGTCGGTGCGGCTGGAGTCCATGCCGCGCATGGCCGACTTCGCCCGCGTGCTCGCGGCCGTCGACCAGACTCAGGGCTGGCGCACCCTGGACGACTACCTAGCCACCTCGGCGAACGTCGCCACCGATGCGCTGGAAGGTGACCCGTTCGCCATGGCCATCGCCGCTCTGGTGGACCAGGCGGGCACCTGGCAGGGCACGGCCGCCCAGTTGCTCGAAACGCTGCCTGTACCCGGCGCGGTCCGGCCGCCGACCTGGCCCAAGGACGCTACCCGCACCGGTGGACGCGTGAAGCGACTCGCCCCGCTGCTGCGGTCCATCGGCATCACGGTGGACGACACGAAACGTAGCCGGGACCGGCACCGGCACAAGCTGCTGATCCTCTCCCGTGCACCCGACGAGGAATCGTCCGCGTCTGCACCCGACCAAGGCTCTCTCTGGCCGGAGACAGCACCCACGGGGCAGGGCACGACGCCACCCGACCAGTCCTGA
- a CDS encoding HNH endonuclease — protein sequence MRHGHPLNSARRRVRKEQLARRHGQRCAYCRRSFTDLSEATLDHVAPLALWRSWSVTSLMLACVDCNHRKADRLPLSIALLLCASASRPPVTEVVTRMSSGTTTPAAVEPTPPRLTGATTKALTSVTTRVTPGVTPRLTLGVWRLLAQLAHANQPVFTAVQSANSGDGQSPSHLHESNRHGGRTRLPSARLVCLRTPRYRRSCAGPTGEAVSA from the coding sequence ATGAGGCACGGTCACCCCCTCAACTCCGCGCGGCGGCGCGTGCGCAAGGAACAGCTCGCGCGCCGCCACGGGCAGCGCTGCGCGTACTGCCGTCGCTCGTTCACCGACCTGAGTGAGGCCACCTTGGACCACGTCGCGCCTCTGGCGCTGTGGCGGTCGTGGTCGGTCACCTCGCTCATGCTGGCCTGCGTCGACTGCAACCACCGCAAGGCCGACCGACTCCCGCTGTCCATCGCGCTGTTGCTGTGCGCGTCGGCCAGTCGCCCGCCGGTCACCGAGGTGGTCACCCGGATGTCCAGCGGCACGACCACCCCCGCCGCCGTGGAGCCCACGCCGCCCCGACTCACCGGCGCCACGACCAAGGCGTTGACCAGCGTGACGACCCGGGTCACACCCGGCGTCACGCCCCGACTCACGCTCGGCGTCTGGCGTCTGCTGGCCCAGCTCGCTCACGCCAACCAGCCGGTGTTCACGGCCGTTCAGTCGGCCAACTCGGGCGACGGGCAGTCGCCCTCTCACCTGCATGAATCGAACCGCCACGGTGGCCGCACACGGCTGCCGTCGGCCCGACTGGTCTGCCTGCGAACGCCCCGCTATAGGCGGTCGTGTGCAGGACCGACCGGAGAGGCGGTATCCGCGTGA
- a CDS encoding sigma factor-like helix-turn-helix DNA-binding protein, whose amino-acid sequence MAERRGERTASRGNGPGGRKLERGETIALTPKQSERLADLYEEFGGRRLETYAVRKLLNRGVQRSRATDLAEDIVQDVWVAVGRETTKPLMASDALSEDERRMFLFGRVKDEIQQYFRRQSSGEAPVDWTDPQICNWLCPALPDGCARTTLPAYLDAMVSKLPERERTALLLRLEGMNMRLVAEHVGVSYPTANRLVETAVLLIQIDNPQLSADPVPLESLPKWERDELAHMSAAQRAALLRMDETSRRALLLHVGQGLNITEVARRLGVPRYQVLPVLGACATALRTLTADDMEQAA is encoded by the coding sequence GTGGCAGAACGTAGGGGCGAGCGGACCGCGTCTCGGGGCAATGGCCCCGGTGGGCGGAAGCTGGAGCGGGGCGAGACCATCGCTCTCACTCCCAAGCAGTCGGAGCGGCTTGCTGATCTGTACGAGGAGTTCGGCGGCCGCCGCCTGGAGACGTACGCGGTCCGCAAGCTGCTGAACCGTGGTGTCCAGCGGAGTCGCGCTACCGACCTGGCTGAGGACATCGTGCAGGACGTGTGGGTGGCCGTCGGCAGGGAGACCACCAAGCCGCTGATGGCGTCCGACGCGCTGAGCGAGGACGAGCGTCGGATGTTCCTGTTCGGCCGGGTCAAGGACGAGATCCAGCAGTACTTCCGGCGCCAGTCCTCCGGGGAAGCACCGGTCGACTGGACGGACCCCCAGATCTGCAACTGGCTGTGCCCGGCGCTGCCCGATGGTTGTGCGCGCACGACGCTGCCCGCCTACCTCGACGCCATGGTGTCCAAGCTGCCGGAGCGCGAGCGGACGGCCTTGCTGCTGCGGCTGGAGGGCATGAACATGCGGCTCGTAGCCGAACACGTCGGAGTCAGCTACCCGACCGCCAACCGGCTCGTGGAAACCGCCGTGCTGCTGATCCAGATCGACAACCCCCAGTTGTCGGCCGACCCCGTGCCGCTGGAGTCGCTTCCCAAGTGGGAGCGCGACGAGCTGGCCCACATGAGCGCGGCGCAGCGTGCCGCCCTGCTGCGCATGGACGAGACCTCCCGCCGGGCCCTGCTCCTGCACGTGGGTCAGGGACTGAACATCACCGAGGTGGCCCGGCGACTGGGAGTCCCGCGCTACCAGGTGCTTCCGGTGCTGGGTGCCTGCGCGACCGCACTGCGCACCCTGACCGCCGACGACATGGAGCAGGCAGCATGA
- a CDS encoding GntR family transcriptional regulator, whose product MTSPESRQTHPAPASRRIAQALRAAIESGELRAGAKLPSERTLAEQYGTARNTAREAVRLLSEQGLVRAEHGRGVFVREPQRLFRFGSDRYSLKNRESGLTPFRLEAKKQGKTARIDVVSIANEAPPEDVAERLGVPGDSASVVHRENHYYADEEPVQIVSTYLKWSEAEGTLLMQPKTGPNGIYGRLEDLGHFMTTIRDEITARMPSPVEAAVLHLSPGVPVLEVLHTSFDQAGEAFEVSRYVHRADVTGLKYDLPVQ is encoded by the coding sequence ATGACTTCACCCGAGAGCCGCCAGACCCATCCCGCCCCCGCCAGTAGGCGTATCGCGCAGGCCCTGCGCGCCGCGATCGAGTCCGGGGAGCTCCGCGCCGGCGCCAAGTTGCCGTCTGAACGGACTTTGGCCGAGCAGTACGGCACAGCACGGAACACCGCCCGCGAAGCAGTCCGCCTACTGTCAGAGCAAGGGCTGGTCAGGGCGGAGCACGGGCGCGGCGTCTTCGTCCGTGAACCGCAACGGCTCTTCCGGTTTGGCAGCGATCGCTACTCCCTTAAGAACAGGGAGAGTGGGCTGACGCCGTTCCGCCTAGAGGCCAAGAAGCAGGGCAAGACAGCACGGATCGACGTGGTGTCGATCGCAAATGAGGCGCCGCCCGAGGACGTGGCCGAGCGACTCGGCGTCCCTGGAGACTCGGCCAGCGTCGTCCACCGAGAGAACCACTACTACGCCGACGAGGAGCCGGTTCAGATCGTCTCCACGTATCTCAAGTGGAGCGAGGCGGAGGGGACGCTCCTGATGCAGCCAAAGACCGGCCCGAACGGCATCTACGGCCGCTTGGAAGATCTCGGGCACTTCATGACAACCATCAGGGACGAGATCACTGCCCGGATGCCCAGCCCGGTCGAGGCCGCCGTGTTGCACCTGTCCCCCGGAGTGCCTGTTCTGGAGGTGCTGCATACCAGCTTCGACCAAGCGGGGGAAGCGTTCGAGGTCTCCCGCTATGTTCACAGGGCAGACGTGACCGGGCTCAAGTACGACCTTCCCGTCCAGTGA
- a CDS encoding GNAT family N-acetyltransferase has product MNDATSGEALCIRPRNSGDLAQAAAALVAVHEADGYPVEGVAEPEQWLTPPGLMAAWVAELSGRIVGHVAVSGSGDGRAGMLERLFVLPEARRRRAGERLVQAAEGFAQARRLALELEVLAKDEAAIRLYKRLGWSETGQRAHQLEAGDPHPALTFVAPRASES; this is encoded by the coding sequence ATGAACGACGCCACGTCGGGTGAAGCACTGTGCATTCGTCCTCGGAACAGTGGCGACCTGGCGCAGGCAGCGGCTGCCCTGGTCGCGGTGCACGAAGCGGATGGCTACCCCGTGGAAGGCGTAGCGGAGCCGGAGCAATGGCTGACACCGCCTGGGCTGATGGCTGCCTGGGTGGCGGAGCTGTCCGGGCGGATCGTCGGGCACGTGGCCGTCAGTGGCTCGGGCGACGGCCGGGCCGGAATGCTTGAGCGGCTCTTCGTACTCCCCGAGGCGCGGCGGCGCCGAGCGGGTGAACGCCTGGTGCAGGCTGCGGAGGGGTTTGCGCAAGCCAGAAGGCTTGCCCTCGAACTGGAGGTTCTAGCCAAAGACGAGGCTGCCATCCGTCTCTACAAGCGCCTCGGGTGGTCTGAGACTGGGCAGCGAGCGCACCAGTTGGAAGCGGGAGACCCACACCCAGCGCTCACCTTCGTGGCGCCTCGGGCATCGGAATCCTAG